CTGATGTCCCAACACAATTAACTGGCAGTGCAGCCATTAAGCAACAAATCAATCACCAACAGCAAGCGCAAAAAGTTGCCGAGGTGTTCTTAGAAACACCACAAGTAACTGTCATAAATAAACAAAAGTTTTACATTGTGAAACCCAAGCAAGGCGAGGACTTTACCCTACCCAAGAAATGGAGCAGCAAAACATCACGATTGAAGTATATCGGAATCATGGGAACCGGTTATGATGTCGTTGATATTTTACGCTCTCCTATTTACCTTGTAGACTCGATTATTGAGCACTGAGATAAAAATAAAACATAGTTTTTCCAAGATTATAAGGCAAACTATTTACATCCAGATAGCCGTATTAACCAGCTATCTAGATTGTAGTCTTTTTAATATCAGGGATATGGGATATCCAGCAAGATCGTGTTTTAAACTCACGTAATCGTTCACCTAAATGGCCAAATAATTGTCTGTATTAAAAGTCAGCTGTTGATAGCTCCTATAAATTTGAGATGGCCTTGGCTAATTAGTGAGTTCGGACTACTCCCTAACTGACCATTAGGTACCGGCAAGTCTAAATTTTCATAATACTGTTGCCATTCAGGCAAAACAGAGCCGTTAGGGCCAAATACCATTGGGGATAGATGAAATATATTTTCATCTTTAAATGCATTAACCACGTAGTCCGAACAGTAATATCCTGGCTGATCTAATCTGAAGCTCGGATTGTATGGTGCTTCTAACATGGACTTGGCTCGTTTTAGTATTTTGAGGGGATTTATTAAAGGGCTACTCTTCCGATAAACGTCAATCAATCCTTCTTCGGAAATAAATAGATCTAACGGTTGACGAATGCAACCATGGTCTTTGGTTGCATGGAGAACAAAAAAGTCAGTGCCTTCTTTTTCTACTATCCCGATATGGTAATAAGCTAGTGGTCGATCTAAAAACGTTTGTTTTGTGCCTCTAATGATCATCTCTGACAGTTTATTTTGTGCTTTTTTAA
The sequence above is drawn from the Levilactobacillus zymae genome and encodes:
- a CDS encoding YiiX/YebB-like N1pC/P60 family cysteine hydrolase — its product is KKAQNKLSEMIIRGTKQTFLDRPLAYYHIGIVEKEGTDFFVLHATKDHGCIRQPLDLFISEEGLIDVYRKSSPLINPLKILKRAKSMLEAPYNPSFRLDQPGYYCSDYVVNAFKDENIFHLSPMVFGPNGSVLPEWQQYYENLDLPVPNGQLGSSPNSLISQGHLKFIGAINS